From Rutidosis leptorrhynchoides isolate AG116_Rl617_1_P2 chromosome 3, CSIRO_AGI_Rlap_v1, whole genome shotgun sequence, a single genomic window includes:
- the LOC139900784 gene encoding uncharacterized protein: protein MFSSQPILQFQTKEVYDFPLDCNTWNKTPICQKNYPTTHNNLYRTSVKTCPDYFRWIHEDLRHWKNTGITRDMVERAQSTAHFQLVIVNGKAYVDRFRKSIQTRDFFTLWGFQQLLRRYPGRVPDLELMFNCDDRPVFNVKQYFKKPNPGPPPLFKYCSDPWSLDIVSPDWSFWGWPETNQKPWEITLKNIKEGNKKVKWKDRVPYAYWKGNPHVSPIRADLIKCNINHTSHTDWNTRLYFQNWENESAQGYKHSNVEDQCTHRYKIYVEGWAWSVSEKYILACDSPTLYVTPHYYTFFARGLEPLEHIWPIRETNKCKSLKFAVEWGNNHTSKAQEMGEAASRFVHEDMKMDYVYDYMLHLLTEYAKLLKFKPVVPTKAVELCSESMVCFADGKWRKFMEESLVRAPTDTFPCTMPPPYDPLTLIRILDNRTRAIKQVAMWEDEYWKNKSLNY, encoded by the exons ATGTTTTCAAGTCAACCAATTTTGCAATTCCAAACAAAAGAGGTTTATGATTTCCCTCTTGACTGCAATACATGGAACAAAACACCAATTTGTCAGAAAAACTACCCAACAACTCACAACAATCTATACCGTACATCTGTCAAGACATGTCCTGATTACTTTCGTTGGATCCATGAAGATTTACGTCACTGGAAAAATACAGGAATCACTAGAGACATGGTTGAAAGAGCACAATCAACAGCACATTTTCAACTAGTAATCGTTAATGGAAAAGCGTACGTAGATAGATTCAGAAAGTCAATTCAGACTCGCGATTTTTTCACATTATGGGGGTTTCAACAATTGTTAAGACGGTATCCTGGTAGAGTACCTGATCTTGAACTTATGTTTAATTGTGATGATAGACCAGTGTTCAACGTAAAGCAGTACTTCAAGAAACCCAACCCTGGGCCCCCACCGTTGTTTAAGTATTGTTCTGATCCTTGGAGCTTGGATATCGTCTCACCCGATTGGTCGTTTTGGGGATG GCCAGAAACAAATCAAAAGCCATGGGAAATTACACTGAAGAACATTAAAGAAGGAAATAAGAAAGTGAAATGGAAAGACAGAGTACCTTATGCTTATTGGAAGGGTAATCCTCATGTTTCTCCTATTAGAGCTGATCTTATCAAGTGCAATATTAATCATACATCGCATACCGATTGGAATACGCGTTTGTATTTTCAG AACTGGGAAAATGAATCTGCACAAGGATACAAGCATTCAAATGTTGAAGATCAATGTACTCACAg GTATAAGATATACGTTGAAGGATGGGCATGGTCCGTTAGTGAGAAGTACATATTAGCATGTGATTCGCCAACGTTATATGTGACCCCACATTACTACACATTCTTTGCAAGGGGGTTGGAACCACTCGAGCATATTTGGCCAATTCGAGAAACTAACAAGTGCAAATCTCTTAAGTTTGCCGTTGAATGGGGCAACAATCATACCTCAAAG GCACAAGAGATGGGTGAGGCTGCAAGCCGGTTTGTACATGAAGACATGAAGATGGATTATGTTTATGATTACATGTTACATCTATTGACTGAATACGCTAAGCTCTTGAAGTTTAAACCTGTGGTCCCTACGAAAGCAGTAGAGTTATGTTCGGAGTCAATGGTATGCTTTGCAGACGGAAAATGGAGGAAGTTCATGGAGGAATCACTCGTGCGGGCCCCAACAGATACGTTCCCATGTACGATGCCTCCACCATACGACCCGTTGACTCTTATACGTATATTAGATAACAGAACAAGAGCGATAAAACAAGTTGCAATGTGGGAAGATGAATATTGGAAGAATAAAAGCTTAAACTATTGA
- the LOC139900785 gene encoding LIM domain-containing protein PLIM2b: MSFTGTLDKCKTCDKTVYFVDLLSVDGITYHKSCFRCTHCKGTLSMNSYSSMDGVLYCKPHFEQLFKESGNFSKNFQTAKPDRENTSRAPSKLSSLFSGTQDKCRQCNKTVYPLEKITMEGEPYHKLCFKCAHGGCPLTHSSYAALDGVLYCKHHFAQLFMEKGNYTHVLEAANRKSNAKPEDVAPDPPPPEEEGGGGGDNGGGGAEEEESQPEPPPPEEEEKPPEDNSPKDT; the protein is encoded by the exons ATGTCATTCACAGGAACATTGGATAAATGCAAGACTTGTGATAAGACTGTTTATTTTGTTGATTTATTGTCTGTTGATGGGATTACTTATCATAAATCTTGTTTTAGATGCACCCATTGTAAAGGCACTCTTTCG ATGAATAGCTACTCATCCATGGATGGAGTCCTTTACTGCAAGCCTCACTTTGAACAACTCTTCAAGGAATCTGGAAATTTTAGCAAGAATTTTCAAACAG CGAAACCGGATAGAGAAAACACG TCAAGGGCTCCAAGCAAACTGTCATCTTTGTTCTCTGGTACCCAAGACAAATGCAGACAATGTAACAAAACTGTCTACCCCCTCGAAAAG ATAACGATGGAAGGTGAACCATACCACAAACTATGCTTCAAATGTGCTCATGGCGGCTGTCCTCTTACGCACTCATCATATGCTGCACTTGATGGTGTCCTATACTGCAAACACCATTTTGCTCAACTCTTTATGGAAAAAGGAAATTACACTCATGTCCTTGAGGCTGCAAATAGAAAGAGCAATGCAAAACCAGAAGATGTTGCACCGGACCCACCACCGCCAGAGGAGGAAGGTGGTGGCGGCGGAGATAATGGCGGAGGAGGAGCGGAGGAAGAGGAGAGTCAGCCAGAACCACCGCCACCGGAGGAGGAGGAGAAGCCACCAGAAGACAATAGTCCTAAAGATACTTAA